TGCGCGGCCAGCCGCTCGCCCTGGACGAGGCCGTGAGCGGCGGACAGGCCGTGGGGTCGTTCGTGCGCGAGCAGTCCGGGGACGCCCCCTACGACGCGGTGCTCATGGACATCGAGATGCCCGGGATGAACGGGCTGGAGGCGGCGGGCAGGATGCGCGCCGTGGAGGAGGCGGGCGGGCTGCCCAGGACGCCGCTCATCGCGCTCACGGCGCACGCCACCCGCGAGTACGACAAGAGCTGCCTCGAGGCGGGATTCGACGAGGTGCTGCACAAGCCCCTGCGCCGCGAGAACCTGATGGCCGTGCTCACCCGCCGCCTGGTCCCCGGAGCTTGCCCCGCGGCGATTCCCGCCGCGATGACGGGCGCGGACCGGCCGGGCGGCGACGAAGGGCCGGACGCGGGAACGGATCCGGCCCTCATCCCCTATGTCCCGCAGTTCATCGAGCTGAGCAGACGACGCATCGCCGAGATGGAGGCCGCCCTGGCCGCGGGCGACATGGACGGCCTGGCCCGCCACGGCCACAGCCTCAAGGGCTCGGCCGGGCCCTTCGGCTTCCAGTGCCTGGCGGACGTGGGCCGGGCCCTGGAGCGGGCCGCGACCGCCAACGACCGGGCGGTCTGCAACCGGCTCGTGGACGAGGCCCGCGCCTGCATCGAGAACGGCGCCCCCGCGGCGGGCTAGGCCCGGCCCGCCTCTCTTCGGGCCGCGCCGTCTCCCGCAGCGCTTCCCCGCCTCACTTCCCTTCTCCGCGCAGGTCGCCGAAGCGTCTGCGCACCTCGGAAAGCCCCTTGCGGTAGGCCTCGGCGTCGCCGTAGTCGAAGAAGTAGCGGTAGCGGCCGTGCATGCTTTTGGGCGGCCGGGCGTGGCGCACCGGGCACCAGTACTGCTCGGTGCGGGCCGCGACCTCGCGCACGTAGGACATGAGGCCGTTGAAGTAGCCGCAGTACATGCAGTTCAGCTTCTCGATGAGGTTCAGGTAGCCGAGCGCCTGGCGGTCGATGACGATGTGCTCGCGCCGCTTCACGCGCGGGATGCCGTAGATGGGGAAGCAGACGAGCTGGTAGACGAAGACCACCGCGTCCAGCAGGACGGCGGGCAGCAGCGCGCCCCAGATGATGGGCACGGTGAGGATGATCAGCACCCCGGACTCGTAGACGTAGTCCGACCACTTGGCGGCGAGCTTCGCGTGGCGCTGCCGGACCTCGCGCTCGAAACGCACCTTGCCCTTGCGGAAGGTGTAGGCCAGGCGGCTCTGCCCGGCGCTCAGCTCCTCGGCGAGCTCGCGCTCCAGCGCCTCCATCCTGTCCAGTATCTCGTCGAGTCTGCTCATCGAAGGCTCCTGATCGCGCCGTGGGCGCGGCTGCGTGTGCGGCCCGAAGTGCCCGGGGGAGTCGGGGGAAAGGATGCGGCAAGGCCCGGGGCCGCCGCTTCTCTAAAGAACGGGTGGGAAGCGCCGCTGCGATGCATACGGATGAGAAGGGGGAACGGAAAGGCGGCGCGGCGCAGGGCTCAGACCTCGGCGCGCGCGGTCAGCCGTGATATCTCGCCCAGCAGGGTATCGAGGTCCACGGGCTTCGAGATGTAGCCGTCGATGTCCTCGGCCAGGAATTTCTCGCGGTCGCCGACCATGGCGTAGGCGGTCAGGGCGATGACCGGGGTGTGGGACGGCGAGGCCATGTCGCGGGAGGCGCGCAGGGCGCGCGTGGCCTCCACCCCATCCATGACCGGCATCTGGATGTCCATGAGCACGCAGTCGAAGGACTCCTCGCGCAGGGCCTGCACGGCCTCCCTCCCGTTGGGCACGGCTCGGACCTCGTAGCCGGACTTCTCGAGCATGCGCTGGATGAAGAGCCTGTTGGTGACGTCGTCTTCGGCCAGAAGGAGGCGGGCAGGGCCGGGCCGCCTCGCGGGCTCCTCGGCCTCGGGCTCGGGCGTCCGGACCGGGCGGGCGAAGGGCAGCGAGACGTAGACCGTGGTGCCGCGCCCCTCCTCGCTGTCCACGGCCATGCCGCCGCCCATGAGATCGACCAGGCGCCGCGTGATGGTCAGGCCGAGTCCGGCGCCCTGCTGGGTCCGGGCATAGGATTCGTCCACCTGGGTGAAGGCGTCGCAGACGAAGGCCAGGTTCTCGTCCGAGATGCCGATGCCGGTGTCCGCGATGGTGAACAGAACGCGCGGCCTCTTGTCGCGCGAGGACGCGAGGGGGCCGACGTGCACCGTTATGCGCCCTGTGTCCGTGAACTTCATGGCGTTGCCCACGAGGTTGAAGAGGATCTGGCGCACGCGCACCTCGTCGCCCAGGAGTTCCTCGGGAATATCCGGGGCCAGGGATATGTCGAGCGGCAGGTTCTTGTCCCGGCACAGGGGGGCGAAGGTCTCGCGGACCGCGTCCAAAAGGTCGCTCACGCGGAAGGGCAGTTCCCGTATGGGCATGCGGTCCGCCTCGATGCGCGAGAGGTCCAGGATGTCCGAGAGCAGCTGCGTGAGCCGCCTGCCGGAACGGAAGGCCATGGCCGCGTACTCCCGCTGCTCGTCGTCCAGGCGCGTGGCCTGCAGGAGCTGCATCATGCCCATGAGGCCGTTCAGGGGCGTGCGCAGCTCATGGCTCATGTTGGTCAGGAATTCGCTCTTGGCCCGGCTCGCACGTTCAGCCAGGTTCTTCTGCACCTCCAGCTCCCCGGCGCGGCGCCGCAGCTGGTCGTACAGGCCGATGTTCTCCAGGGCCACGGAGGTCAGGTCCGCCAGGGACTGCAGCAGGCGCACGTCCTCCATGTCCGGCATGCGCCGCTCGGCCCAATAGTTGCCGATGGCGGCCAGCGGCTGGTCGCTGCGCACCGGCACCATGGCCAGGCTCTTGACGAAGGTCGGCCGGTAGGCCGCGGCCGGGATGCGGGGATCGGAGTAGATGTCCTCGATGATCGCGGCCTGCCGGTTGAGCATGACCCAGCCGCTGATGCACTGCGAAAGCGGAAAGCGCTGCCCCTTCCAGAGCGGCTCGATGGCGTCCTCGTCGGCGTAGAAGCACATCTCGCCGTCGCGCAGCACGAAGGTTGCGCCGTCCGCGCCGGTCAGCTCCCTGGCCGCGCTGCGCACCGCCACCATGACCGCCTCGAGGCTCGTGGCCCTGGAGAGATCCCTGGCCGCCCGGGACAGCCGCTCCTGGGCCAGCGCCCAGCGCTCGGCCTCCTCCTTGGCCTGTCGCAGGGCCTCTTCCGTGCGCTTCTGGTCGGTCACGTCCTGGGTCGTGCCGGAAAAACGCACCGGCCTGCCCGCATCGTCGTAGATGGCCCGTCCCCGGGCGCGCACCCAGCGCAGCCTGCCGTCCGGGGCCACGGTGCGATACGTGGCCTCGAACAGGCCGTGCCGCTCGATGGCCGCGTCGATGGCCTGCTGCACGGGCTCACGGTCGTCGGGGTGGAGGACGCGGAAGAAGTCGTCGAGCACCGGCCGCGCGTCCGGCGGCAGCCAGAAATGTTCCTTGACCTGGCGGTTCCAGTTCAACTCGCCCATCGGCCAGTCGTTGGACCACAGGCCGAGGTCCGTGGCCTCCGCGATGAAGTCGATGTCGTCCAGGCTCTTGCGCAGGTCCTGCTCGCTCTCCTGCAGCCGGTGCTCCGAGGCCACGCTGGCGGTCACGTCCTCGCTGGTGATGACGATGCCCCCGGTCACGCCGGAGCGCTCGTACCAGGGCCGCACCTCCCAGCGCAGCCACTGCCTGCTGCCGTCGGCGCGCTCGAAGGGGTCCCTTTCCGCGCGCTCCACGGCGCCTGCCAGGCAGCGACGGTGAATCACCTTCCAGCGTTCCG
This sequence is a window from Desulfovibrio sp. X2. Protein-coding genes within it:
- a CDS encoding response regulator: MSREAEKSREELLAETQSLRDLAEELSARLAEAEKAQVQLRLFVEHAPAAIAMLDTRMRYVAVSRRWLEDYGLVGREVLGRSHYDVFPEIPERWKVIHRRCLAGAVERAERDPFERADGSRQWLRWEVRPWYERSGVTGGIVITSEDVTASVASEHRLQESEQDLRKSLDDIDFIAEATDLGLWSNDWPMGELNWNRQVKEHFWLPPDARPVLDDFFRVLHPDDREPVQQAIDAAIERHGLFEATYRTVAPDGRLRWVRARGRAIYDDAGRPVRFSGTTQDVTDQKRTEEALRQAKEEAERWALAQERLSRAARDLSRATSLEAVMVAVRSAARELTGADGATFVLRDGEMCFYADEDAIEPLWKGQRFPLSQCISGWVMLNRQAAIIEDIYSDPRIPAAAYRPTFVKSLAMVPVRSDQPLAAIGNYWAERRMPDMEDVRLLQSLADLTSVALENIGLYDQLRRRAGELEVQKNLAERASRAKSEFLTNMSHELRTPLNGLMGMMQLLQATRLDDEQREYAAMAFRSGRRLTQLLSDILDLSRIEADRMPIRELPFRVSDLLDAVRETFAPLCRDKNLPLDISLAPDIPEELLGDEVRVRQILFNLVGNAMKFTDTGRITVHVGPLASSRDKRPRVLFTIADTGIGISDENLAFVCDAFTQVDESYARTQQGAGLGLTITRRLVDLMGGGMAVDSEEGRGTTVYVSLPFARPVRTPEPEAEEPARRPGPARLLLAEDDVTNRLFIQRMLEKSGYEVRAVPNGREAVQALREESFDCVLMDIQMPVMDGVEATRALRASRDMASPSHTPVIALTAYAMVGDREKFLAEDIDGYISKPVDLDTLLGEISRLTARAEV